The genomic DNA TTATAACGGCCTAGTCAAGCTGTGGCCTGATTTTTATGGAATTTCAGGGGAAAGAGGGGATTATTTTCGAAGATCCGAGGTTCGTTGCCTGATTTGTTCAGCGTTTGCCGGTACTGCCGAAACCGTTTTCGGCGCGGACGGTATCGGAGAGCTCCATAGCCTCCACTATCCGCCAATTTTGGGCCTGCAGAGGGACTATCTGCGCGATCTTGTCCCCCCTCCCTATGGTGTAGTCGCTATCGTTGTCGTTCCTCATGAGGATCATCACTTCGCCTCGGTACCCTGCGTCAATTACCCCCGCGGAGGTGTATAGCCGTGCGGACGCGAGCGAGGACCTGTCTTTTACTATTCCCCCCCACCCATCGGGGAACTCAAGCGCGATGCCGGTCTTTATCTTCACCTGTCCCTTTGCCGGGATGACGGTCTCTTCAAGCGCGAAGAGGT from Nitrospinota bacterium includes the following:
- the dut gene encoding dUTP diphosphatase produces the protein MFVLKAKKLDPKAKLPNSAHPGDLACDLFALEETVIPAKGQVKIKTGIALEFPDGWGGIVKDRSSLASARLYTSAGVIDAGYRGEVMILMRNDNDSDYTIGRGDKIAQIVPLQAQNWRIVEAMELSDTVRAENGFGSTGKR